From the Lolium rigidum isolate FL_2022 chromosome 2, APGP_CSIRO_Lrig_0.1, whole genome shotgun sequence genome, one window contains:
- the LOC124692266 gene encoding uncharacterized protein LOC124692266 isoform X1 produces MAGKGAKATSGKAAEKEKGKKAAPASRSSRGGSQPAPKKDVYQLFAEKVRDNKQLESRWAIMQETRVEYFRGKDFTTFIKTHPEVGEILGPDKYMEAEEIVNTLLSKNLVIRCDRVWKTVRPGKKKLSSWPAHLEIHQEQVFTENDGFYAWMFLKRRTLWQTILSFVWPLFALAVCLFPVYPYQCKIVVLYSCAGALLFIVSLLLLRAAIFGILWVLLGKRVWFFPNINAEETTFRELLRFWPDKDEGERPKWTSRLFYATVTVLVILLLRHHAPDEAARARYQKKVSNIIDDVLEWSPKLALSGMMDKHAEDNATETGSYSHAPTTTEEETIAAAEDVDADETQDSGVDADETQDRADHADDMRTRSSEA; encoded by the exons atggcAGGGAAGGGAGCCAAGGCGACGTCCGGAAAGGCGGCGGAGAAGGAAAAGGGGAAGAAGGCGGCCCCCGCGTCCCGCTCGTCCCGCGGAGGTTCCCAG CCAGCTCCAAAGAAAGATGTTTATCAATTATTTGCTGAGAAGGTTAGGGATAACAAGCAACTGGAATCGAGATGGGCTATCATGCAAGAAACTCGTGTTGAGTATTTTCGTGGAAAAGATTTTACCACCTTCATCAAGACTCATCCAGAAGTTGGGGAAATTTTAGGGCCAGATAAATATATGGAAGCTGAAGAAATTGTTAACACTTTGCTGAGCAAAAACCTCGTAATAAGGTGTGACAGAGTTTGGAAAACTGTGAGACCAGGAAAGAAAAAGTTATCATCATGGCCTGCTCATTTGGAGATACATCAG GAACAAGTATTCACTGAAAATGATGGTTTTTATGCTTGGATGTTTCTCAAAAGACGGACCTTGTGGCAGACAATTCTTTCATTTGTTTGGCCTCTTTTCGCATTGGCAGTGTGCTTATTTCCAGTTTATCCATACCAATGCAAGATTGTGGTACTGTACTCATGTGCTGGAGCTTTACTGTTCATCGTATCCCTGCTTTTAT TAAGAGCTGCCATATTTGGCATTCTGTGGGTTCTTCTTGGAAAACGTGTGTGGTTCTTCCCCAATATAAATGCAGAGGAGACTACATTTAGAGAACTCCTTCGGTTTTGGCCTGACAAGGACGAGGGAGAGCGACCAAAGTGGACATCAAGACTTTTCTATGCTACTGTTACTGTATTGGTGATATTGCTGCTTAGACACCATGCtccagatgaagcagctagggccAG GTACCAAAAGAAGGTTTCTAATATAATTGATGATGTCCTTGAGTGGTCCCCAAAATTAGCACTTTCTGGCATGATGGACAAACACGCTGAGGATAATGCAACAGAAACTGGCAGTTACAGCCATGCCCCTACGACTACCGAAGAGGAAACTATAGCTGCAGCCGAGGATGTGGATGCAGATGAAACCCAAGATAGTGGCGTGGATGCAGATGAAACCCAAGATAGAGCTGATCATGCTGATGACATGAGAACAAGATCTAGTGAAGCATAA
- the LOC124692266 gene encoding uncharacterized protein LOC124692266 isoform X2, whose product MAGKGAKATSGKAAEKEKGKKAAPASRSSRGGSQEQPAPKKDVYQLFAEKVRDNKQLESRWAIMQETRVEYFRGKDFTTFIKTHPEVGEILGPDKYMEAEEIVNTLLSKNLVIRCDRVWKTVRPGKKKLSSWPAHLEIHQEQVFTENDGFYAWMFLKRRTLWQTILSFVWPLFALAVCLFPVYPYQCKIVVLYSCAGALLFIVSLLLLRAAIFGILWVLLGKRVWFFPNINAEETTFRELLRFWPDKDEGERPKWTSRLFYATVTVLVILLLRHHAPDEAARARYQKKVSNIIDDVLEWSPKLALSGMMDKHAEDNATETGSYSHAPTTTEEETIAAAEDVDADETQDSGVDADETQDRADHADDMRTRSSEA is encoded by the exons atggcAGGGAAGGGAGCCAAGGCGACGTCCGGAAAGGCGGCGGAGAAGGAAAAGGGGAAGAAGGCGGCCCCCGCGTCCCGCTCGTCCCGCGGAGGTTCCCAG GAGCAGCCAGCTCCAAAGAAAGATGTTTATCAATTATTTGCTGAGAAGGTTAGGGATAACAAGCAACTGGAATCGAGATGGGCTATCATGCAAGAAACTCGTGTTGAGTATTTTCGTGGAAAAGATTTTACCACCTTCATCAAGACTCATCCAGAAGTTGGGGAAATTTTAGGGCCAGATAAATATATGGAAGCTGAAGAAATTGTTAACACTTTGCTGAGCAAAAACCTCGTAATAAGGTGTGACAGAGTTTGGAAAACTGTGAGACCAGGAAAGAAAAAGTTATCATCATGGCCTGCTCATTTGGAGATACATCAG GAACAAGTATTCACTGAAAATGATGGTTTTTATGCTTGGATGTTTCTCAAAAGACGGACCTTGTGGCAGACAATTCTTTCATTTGTTTGGCCTCTTTTCGCATTGGCAGTGTGCTTATTTCCAGTTTATCCATACCAATGCAAGATTGTGGTACTGTACTCATGTGCTGGAGCTTTACTGTTCATCGTATCCCTGCTTTTAT TAAGAGCTGCCATATTTGGCATTCTGTGGGTTCTTCTTGGAAAACGTGTGTGGTTCTTCCCCAATATAAATGCAGAGGAGACTACATTTAGAGAACTCCTTCGGTTTTGGCCTGACAAGGACGAGGGAGAGCGACCAAAGTGGACATCAAGACTTTTCTATGCTACTGTTACTGTATTGGTGATATTGCTGCTTAGACACCATGCtccagatgaagcagctagggccAG GTACCAAAAGAAGGTTTCTAATATAATTGATGATGTCCTTGAGTGGTCCCCAAAATTAGCACTTTCTGGCATGATGGACAAACACGCTGAGGATAATGCAACAGAAACTGGCAGTTACAGCCATGCCCCTACGACTACCGAAGAGGAAACTATAGCTGCAGCCGAGGATGTGGATGCAGATGAAACCCAAGATAGTGGCGTGGATGCAGATGAAACCCAAGATAGAGCTGATCATGCTGATGACATGAGAACAAGATCTAGTGAAGCATAA